The genomic region TAGCACTTGTACGGTTCTCCCTGGACCATGTAGACGGAGACCTCCACGATGTTCGTAGCGTAATCTGCTATGATCTCTATGTGACCGGCTATCTCAAGCAAAAGGAGGGCTCTTTTCACGTACTTTGGGGATTCCATCATGTAGAGAAGCAGTTCTTCTCTGACCTTCTCATACAGATCGTCCACTTTAGAATCCATCCTGCAGACTTCAAAGGATTTTTCCACGTTCACATCGGCGAACATTCTCAGTGAGAATTTCAACATTTCCGAGGTTTGACTCGCCATGGCAGGTATGTCTTCCAGTGGCTTCAGAGGAGGTTCTTCCATGAGTTCGAGAACGTTTTTGGCTATGTCATGGCATTTGTCGGCGATGTTTTCTATGAGTTCTGCTACCTTTATGCCAGCGGTGACGGTTAAGAGATGCTTTCCAATGGGAGAAAAAAGCCCCAGGATTTCCATGGCCTTCTCCTGGATTTCCACTTCCATCTGGTCGACGACTTCTTCGTCAGCGATCACCTCTTTTGCGAGCGACTCGTTTCTTTCAATGAGTGCAGATATTGAGTTGCGAAACATCTTCTCTATGAACCATCCTGCTTTCAAAACACCCTTTTTGAACTCCTCAACTCTGTCACTCAACAACCTGTTCACTCGACGCGCCTCCCATAACCCAGCTTGTCTCTTACAACCGTCACATAATCGTATCTAGTTGGCCGAAGGATTCTGACGTACTTTTCAGCCTTCTGAACGATCATCCTCTTGGTCTTACCCACCATCGTTCCATCGATCAGCAAATTGATCTCCCTCTGACATTCAACGGTGACTTTGAAACTGGAAGGTATCACCACACTCCTGGTCAGAAAGAACTGGGGTGCAATGGGAGAAATCTCTAACACTTCACATTCGGGGAATATTATCGGCCCACCGATGGAGAGTGAGTACGCTGTGGAACCAGTTGGAGAAGCCACAACCACTCCATCGGCGAAGAACCACATAGAAGAGTGGTGTTCGACATTCACCTCTATTTCCACCATCTTTCCGCTCAGGTCTCTTTCTAGAGTGGCATCGTTCAGTGCAAGGTGTGAACCAAGATCACTCTCCACACGAATGAACCATCTCAATTCTTCCCGAAAGTTTCCCCTTTTCAGATCCTCTAAGAACTGATCCACCTCTTCGAAGGTGTAAGACGTGAGAAAGCCAAGTCTTCCCGCCTTGAACCCCACCAGAGGAGTCCCATCGGCGGCTTTCTTTGCTGCCCTGAGCATCGTACCATCTCCACCGACCACCACTATCAAATCGGCTTCAGTAACGTTTGCCACACTTGCTTCTCGGAAGCCCACGACTTCGTGTTCTCTCGAGAGTTTTTCCCTCAGCAGTGCTCCTTCCTTCTCTTTCTCTTCTCTGTAGAGGATCGCTATCTTCACGAGAGTCTCACCGCCAGATCGAAAAGAGTTTCAACGAGGAATTCATCCAGGAAAAGAAGGACGAATATCGCTATCATGGGCGAGATGTCCACTGATCCTATGGGAGGTAGAAACCGTCTTATGGGGTTCAGAACAAGAGAGGAAAGGGCGTCGAAAAACCTCCTCACGGGGTGGTAGTGGTACGGCATGACCCAACTGAAGATCACCGAGATCACGATCGAAACGATTTCTATGTATATAAAACTCCTGAGGGTCACTGCAATCGCCTTCAGCAGATTCGCTATCACGAACATTCATTTCCCCCCTTCGAATATGGCACTTCCTATTCTGACCATAGTTGCACCTTCTTCTATTGCGATCTCAAAATCGTTACTCATTCCCATAGAGAGCTCCTTCAATTTTATGTTCCCGCTGAATCTCTTTGATAGTTTATCCTTCAACCTTCTGAGCTCTCTGAACCCCCACCTCACCTCTTCGGGGTTCTCAACGTACGGTGCCATTGTCATGAATCCGTAAACTTCTATGTGGTCGAACCTATGGCAGATCTTCAAGAACTCTTCGACATTCTCGAAAGACAGACCAGCTTTCGATTTCTCACCAAAGACGTTTACCTCGATCAGAATCTTTTGGATCTTGCCAAGCTTTGTTGCCCTCTTCTCAATCTCCTCGAGTTCTTCCACTCTCCAGACGGAGTGTATGAGTTCACTCCTCGGCACTATGTATTTCACCTTGTTCGTCTGGATTCTCCCTATGAAATGCCAGACAATGGATTTTCCTTTGAAGTACTCGCTTTTTTTAATAAGATCCTGCGCCCTGTTTTCACCAAAATTTCGTACCCCAAGAAGAAAGAGCTCTTCCATTTCCTGGATGCTGGCGTATTTCGAGGCAACGACGAGTTTCACCTCTGAAAAATCTCTGCCTGATCGAAGGGCAGCGTTTTTTATCCTTTCTATGACGCCTTCCAGGTTTTCTTTCAACCTCATCTGGTATCACCTCAGAAAAGACGACCCTCTGGGAATTCGTATTTGAGGTGTTCATAAGCTTTTCTCGTTGCGAGCCTTCCCCGGGGGGTCCTCGCGATAAATCCGGTTTGAAGAAGGTACGGTTCGTACACCTCACTGAGGGTGTCCGTTTCCACACCCAGGGAGGCTGCGAGCGCGTTCAAACCCACTGGACCGCCTTTGTACACCTCTATGATCGTCTTCAGGATCTTTCTGTCGAACTCGTCCAGCCCTTCTTCGTCTATGTTGAGCACTTCCATGGTTTTAAGAACGATCTTCTCGGAGATCCTATCGGCTTTCTCTATGGTGAGCATGTCCCTTACCCTTTTCGTGAGTCTTATGGCGATTCGAGGTGTGCCACGGGATCTCTTTGCTATCATCTCCGCCGCTCTGTCTTCGATCTCAACATCCATCAGTCTGGCAGCCCGTTTCACGATTTCCTTCAGTTCCTCTGTTGTGTAGAAATCGAGCTCCAAGATCATGCCGAATCTGCTCCTGAGGGGAGAACTCAGAAGGCCACTCCGTGTTGTAGCCCCAACAAGGGTGAAGGGTTGTATGTCTATTCTTATGGACTTCGCGCTTGGTCCTTTACCGATCATTATATCTATCTGGAAGTCTTCTATTGCAGAGTAGAGTACCTCTTCCACGGCTTTGTTCAGCCTGTGTATTTCGTCTATGAACAAGACATCACCTCTCTCCAGACTCGTAAGGATGGCAGCCATGTCCCCCTGTTTCGCCAGAACGGGGCCACTCGTTACGTGTATGTTTGTTTGCATCTCGCTCGCTATTATGTGTGCAAGGGTTGTCTTTCCAAGTCCAGGAGGCCCCGCAAGGAGTACATGGTCGAGTATCTCCCCCCTTATCTTTGCGGCTTCCAGTGCGAGGGAGAGCTTTCTCTTGACCTTCTCTTGCCCAATGAACTCGTTCAAACTTTTGGGCCTCAAAAACTGAACACCCGAGTCATAAACCGTCCTTTCCGGGGAGAGGAAATCGCTCACCGTTTCACCTCTTCGACTATTCCTTTTCTTGAAAAATTATACCATTCCAAAAAAGAAGGGGGCTTTCGCCCCCCCCTTGTTCGTGTTGTGGGTGTTTATTGCGCTCCGCTTCCCATAGCAACGAATCCGATGATCACACCCACTATCCCTATGGCAACCCCCGCGAGGGCCATAGTCTGAACATCCGAGATCTTTTTGCTGAGAGTGGCACTCACGCTGTTCACATCGTCCATCCAGGGTTTGGAGGAGACAATCTCGTCAACTTTTTGAGAAAGCTCTGTATTGCTTTGACTGAGGCTCTGTACTTCTTCTTCGACTTTGGTGACCCTTGCGGTAACCGCTCCTAAGCTTCTCTCGAGGGAACTGATCTTACCAACGGAGGATTCAACCTGAGAAACTCTCTTTTCCAGGTTCTCCACACGATTGTTGACCGTCGTGACCTGTCCTTCGAGAACGCTCACGCGTGCGTCAAGAGCTCTTGCTGTCTTTTGCTGGGTTTCAAGGTCGTCCTGGAGTTTGGAAACGAGGACCTTGAGGTTGCCTATCTCTCCAGACAGGGCGGTGTTTTTCTCGTCAATGGAAGCGGCAATTTCTGAGAGTTTCTGATCGAAGGTTTCCATGTAAGATTTCAACGTCTTTTCTACATAATCTTTGAGAGAGGTCTCCGTGTTCTTCAGAAGTGCTTCGAGATTTTCGGATTTTGTTTCAAATGCTGCGACTTTCTGTTCCAGGCTGCTCAGTCTTGACACGGTCTGGGCCACCTTGGAGTCTACGTAGTCTTTGCTTGCGTACCCTCTGGATTCAAGGGCGGAGACCCTCGAGAGAACATCGCTTACCCTGGAATCGAGGTTCTGGATAGCGTCTGTTTGACTCTGGACCTGACTCATGACCTCCATTCTAAGATTCTTGAGGTCCACAAGGGTGGATTTCAGGTTCGCTACATCGTTTTTAAGGGTTTCAAGATCAGATGTAATTCCCCCGAAGTTTTCAGAAAGATTCTGAGCCTTCATCAAAGCGGTACTCACAAGATCCTCGAGTGTGCTGACCTTGTTGATGAGACCCGAAATCTCAGCGGACGGTTGTTTCAGGATTTTGTAGAGCCTGGAGAACGCAACTGCAGCCTGATATCTTGTGAGGTAGGAATTCCCCTGAAACGTACCGTCCGGCATTCCAGTGAGCACACCGAGTTTTGCCATCTCCGTTACTGCCTCGTAGGCCCAGTGGTTCACGGGAACGTCCTTGAACTGCTGAGAAATACCGACAAGGGCGCTCAGTACCAGGATCAATGCTAGGAACTTTCTCATGAGCATACACCTCCCTAAGATTTATCTGTGAACACGTGTTCTTCGGATGGAAAAATGCCCTCTTTTACTTCTTTTTTGAATTCCTGAAGGGCTTTCAGGATCGTTTCGTACAGGTTCGCGTATTTTTTTGAGAAGCGCGGTGCGAAATCCGGGTTCAATCCCAAAAGGTCGTGCCACACAAGAACCTGGCCATCGCAAAAACGACCGGAGCCAATCCCAATTGTTGGAATGGAGACACTTTCTGTGATCTCTTTCGCAACATCTTCGACAACTAGTTCTAGAACAATGGCAAATGCTCCCCTTTTTTCCAGTTCTCTGGCACTTTTCAGAAGGTACTCTCTACTCTTTTCCGTCTTTCCTTGGACTCTGTAACCTCCAAAGCGGTTCACGAACTGCGGCGTGAGTCCGATGTGACCCATCACGGGAATACCCGATTCTACCAGCTTCTGAACAACTTCACCGAACTCTTCCCCGCCCTCTATCTTAACAGCGTTTGCGCCTACCTTCAAGAATTTTCCAGCATTTTCTATGGCTTTCTCCAGGGAAGTTTGATAGGAAAGAAACGGCATGTCCGCGATCACGAAGGCTTTCGGTGCTCCTCTCCTGACTGCTGCCACATGTATGAGCATCTCCTCCATCGTCACAGGAATGGTATTTTCATACCCAAGAATGTTGTTTCCCAGGGAATCCCCAACGAGTATGATGTCTATCCCCGCGTCCTGAGCTATTCTGGCACTGGGAGCGTCGTATGCTGTGACCATCACGATCTTTTCTTTACCTTTCATCTTCTTTATCTTTTGCACGTTCACCCTTTGTCACCTCCTTCAGCACTTCAACGATTTCATCGTAGATGAGAGCGCTTCCGAAGATCTTTTTGAACACTTCTCTTTCGACCCTCACCACTTCCCAGTCGCCGCGCCGAACAGGGCCTGTTAGTGCTCTCTCCACACTCATCTCTCCTATGCTTTCTACAACACCCTGCATCAGAGTGGAGATGAGGTGGTCTGGATCTTCCACTCCCATGGAAGAGTATATCCTCTTCGAAAGGTAAGCGAGTGCCACAGGAAAGTTCGAGGCGACAACGGCAGCGAGATGGTAGGCTTTTTTCTTTTCCGGTGGGATCACGATGTATTTTCCCGATATTGCCTTTGCGATTTCCACAGCGACATGAATCCCCTCTTCATCGCCTTCGATACCGAACACAATTTGATCCTTCATCTTCAGTGCTTTTTCGAGGTTGGAAAAGGAAAAGTTAGGATGAAGTGAAGCTCTTTTTTCTCTTCTCAGGACATCCGAGGCGAGAAACCCAGAGCAGTGCACAAGAACGCCATCTTTCACTTTTAGAATCTTTGCCACACTTTCTATGTATCTATCTGGAACGATGATAAAAACCACTCCACACAACAGAGGGTGATTCTCCAGTGTGGCGGGTTTTCCTCCGTAGATTTCGGTGATATTGATGGATCTTTCTATGTTACGAGACAGGATGTATCCCAATTCATACCGATCCTTCAAACACTCCAAAAAGAACCTTGTGAGGTTTCCCGTGCCCACGAAATTCAGAACCATCTCAGTATCCCCTTGATTTTCTCCACAACTTTTGAAGGAGAACTTGCCGATATTACGGCCCTTCTTTGACCTGCCCCACCTTTGATACCTGGTTCTTTCTTCAATTTCTCGAAAATCTTTCTGCAATCAACCCAGTTTGAGACGATTTCGACTCGATCGGGATACACCAGCACAATGACCACGTTTTGCCTGTCTGCCAGAAATTTCGGTAGATACTTTCCAACTTCTTCTGGGCCACTAAAATCGTACACTTCAAAACGACCGATCTTCTCCGGGACCATATTTCTGGATAAGAGTGAAGCGTGAAGTTCTGCTAACCTTTCGAGTTTCGAATTCTTCTCCTTCACACTCTCCAGCAGGTTTTTTACCCTTCTTTCTAGCTCCTGAGAAGACGTGGTAAGAATTCTGGTCAGAGATTTCAACAGTCTGTCTTTGTTTCCGTAGTCCCTCAGAGCACGCTCTCCCGCAACGAAATGAATTCTGGTGAACGTCTTTTTGACCTTCTCCGTGTCGATAATTTTTATAAGTCCCACTTCGCCGGTGTTTTCAACATGGAATCCCCCACACGCTGTGATGTCGAATTCGTCTATTTTTACCACTCTTATTTTTTCTTTCACCTCAGGAATCTTCCTGAGGTTCATGTTTTTTGCTTTCTCCAGGTCCACCTCCAATATTTCCACCTTTTTGCAACTTCTCACCACTTCATTCGCCAGGTTTTCCACTTCTTCCAGAACTTCATCCAGAATGAAAGGAGCGTTCAGATCTATCGTGGATATTTTTTCTCCCATGTGGAAGCTTACAGTCTCTAAATCTGCTACCTTCAAGAAGGATGCCGAGAGAATGTGTTGAGCGGTGTGCTGACAGGCGATGTCCTTTCGTCTGGAAAGGTCTATCTCATACTCGTATTCGCCCGGTTCAAGATGGGAATCCAGATAGTGGAGGATGTAGCCGTTTTTTTCTTTCACTTTCAATACCTTTGCGGGGCCGATCTTTCCTCTGTCTCCAAGTTGGCCTCCTTTCCCATCCGGATAAAAAGGGCTCTCCCTTGCGATCGCTATCATTTGCTTTCCATTTTTCACAACTTCTTCTATCTTAATGCGTTTCACGAAGGGTCCTCCCCCAGCGTGTTACTCTCTCTTTCAAGCGTTTGAGCCTGAGGAATTCTTCTCGCTTCAGTTCTTCGAGAGTATCCTGGATATATTTTATCTCTCTCTGACTTCCGCGCTGTACTCCACTCATATCTTACCCCTTCCGAGTTTTCCTCCAAGGGATTTCCAGATCTTCACCACAGATCTGATGGCTCTTCTTCTCATCAGGAAACCTGCTATTTCCTGTTCTTTGCCGGAAACGATGACAGCGCTCAACATGAAAAGACCTGTACCAAAGAGTACTATCCAGTAATTTCGAAGCACGAAGGAGTATGTGCAAATCCAAAAAGCGCGAGATATCCTGATCAACTACATTGGAATCAGAAGTAAGCTTTATTACTTCATATCTTACACCCTCTGGTGAGATGTGGACTTTATGAAGTGATAAAAATAGTGCTCAGGATGATATCGAAGAGCTCCACTCCTGCTCCTCCTGAGATAATGTACGGTACACCATCGTACTTCTTCAGAATGCCTAAGAGAGTAAGTGCATCCCTCAGGTCTTTCATGGAGTGCCCCGGTTGCCTTTTTACTCTGGGGTCGTATATCGGGCGTGCATGAGGACGAATCTGTACTTGTAAGATCTGGATCTTTCAAGTTCTCATTTCAGCCATGCCAATTGATATGAATCAACACGTTCTTCGTTCACACTGTTCAGCACTGTGAAGTAAGAATTCCCTGCATGGAAAGAGTAGTGGAGGGGTCCAAAGATTTTCAAATAATTTCCCAGGTTGTCCGCTGGATCATGGTTTCCCGGAACGTGGAGCACGGGCACTTTGAATTTCTTAAGTTGCTTCAAATACAATCCCCATTTGAACACAGAACCATCAAAAACCATATCACCTGTGTTGATCGCAAAGGAAACATCAGGTTCTTCGTCTACTGCACTTATCGGTTTGGAAAAGGTGGAGATGGAGTTTTTGTTGTCGCCGAATACAACGAAAGTAAAAATCGTTTGTTAATTTCTCTTTTTCTATGCGCTGGACGTTAACAATAACCATGTAGGTGTCTAGAACCTTTAAAACCGAAAGGCCAATCAGCGTGAACGCAACTCCCACGAGAAACGATCGCATCTCTCGCCCTCCTCACATACGGATAGATAATACTCCTTCACATGATCCATGGTGTTTCGACTGAGACTTTCGGTTGTTAACACTCCTTTAAGTCGATGTGCATGGTACAATTCTAAAAAGACCTGAAGGAGGTGTATCCATGAGGCTTGAAGGAAAGGTGTGTGTGATCACGGGAGCTGCGAGTGGGATAGGAAAGGCCGCTTCCCTTCTTTTTGCTCAGGAAGGAGCAATTGTGGCCGCATGCGATGTGTCTGAAACTAATCTCAGTACCCTTGTAGAGGAAGCAAAAGGTCTTCCAGGGAAGGTTGAATCCTACGTGCTTAATGTGACGAACAGAGAACAGGTAAAAGAGGTCATGGAGAGGATCGCCCAGAAGTATGGTCGTATCGATGTCCTGGTGAACAACGCGGGAATAACAAGAGACGCACTCCTCGTGAGAATGAAGGAGGAAGATTGGGATGCAGTGATAAATGTGAATCTAAAGGGTGTTTTCAACGTGACACAGGCAGTAGTTCCGTACATGATCAGACAGAGAAGTGGCTCGATCATAAACACCTCTTCCGTTGTTGGGTTATATGGAAATCCCGGTCAAACCAATTATGCCGCGACCAAAGCGGGTATCATCGGGATGACGAAGACATGGGCAAAGGAGCTTGCGGGAAGGAACATCAGGGTGAACGCCGTAGCGCCTGGTTTTATAGAGACACCAATGACCGAAAAGCTCTCTGAGAAAGCAAGAGAAGCGGCCCTCTCCAGGATACCCCTCGGTAGATTTGGAAAACCCGAAGAGGTAGCTCAGGTGTACCTGTTTCTTGCATCCGACGAGTCGAGCTACATCACAGGACAGGTGATAGGAGTGGATGGGGGCCTCGTGATCTGAGGCCCCTCATCTTCTGAAGACCTCCGTTCCCTCTATGAAAACCCTTTCTACCCTGGACTTCATGTCGAACGGATGGCCATTCCACACCACGAGGTCCGCGTCTTTTCCGGCTTCGATGGTGCCCACTCTGTCTTCCAGACCAAGGATCTTAGCGGGATTTACCGTCAGGATCTTTAAGAGATCCTCTTCTTTTGCACCGTATCTCATCGCTGCAGCAGCTTGGACAGTGGTGAACTCGAGGGGAATCACTGGGTGGTCGCACATCAAGGCGATGAGAACACCGTCTTTCAGAAGTTTCGCTACGACTTCCATCGTTAGATCTTTCAATTCCAGTTTTGTTCTGAATGTGAGAAGAGGACCTACAACGACAGGTACGTTCTTTTCTGCAAGAATTCTGGAGATCTTGTAAGCTTCCGTTCCGTGCTCTATCACGAGGTTGAATCCGAATTCCTCGGCTATTCTGATGGCAGTGAGAATATCGTCTGCACGGTGGGCGTGCATTCGAGCTGGAATTTTCCTATTCAAGACCATTTCACCTATTTCCATCTTCAAATCTGTTTCGATGAATTCTTTTCCTTCCTTCTCTGCGAGTTCTTTCTTTTTCATGTAGTTTCTCACTTTTATGAAGTAATCTCTGATCACACCAGCAGTTCCCATTCTCGTCGAGGGAGTTTTCTTTTTCTCGCCGTAGACCCTTTTGGGGTTCTCACCAAAAGCCATTTTCAAACCCGCGGGGTCTTTCACCACACACTCTTCTACAACGATGGATCTGAACTTCACAACACTTCCTTGTCCCCCTATCGGATTGGCACTGCCGGGAACAATCATCACGGTGGTAACACCACCCGACAGAGCCCGTTCAACCGCTGGATCCTGTGGATTAAATCCGTCTAGCGCTTTCACATGTGGTGTAACAGGATCCGTTGCCTCGTTTCCGTCGTTGTAATAGTAACCGACTCCCTCCTCAAAGAGGCCGATATGAGAGTGGGCGTCTATGAATCCAGGAAAAAGGAATTTCCCGGTCAGGTCAACGATTTCAGCGTTGGGATCCTGGATGTTTTCTCCTACCTTCTCTATTTTTCCGTCTGAAACCAGAACGTCCCCTTTGAAAGGTTTTGAAGAGATGGGGAAGATCGTTGCATTTTTAAAAAGTACCTTCACGTTCATCCCTCCCTCGTTGGTTCGTACTACGAACTATTCTAACACGTTCGAGACTGGAAAGTAAAATGGAAGCCAAAAGAAAGAACGATCCAGTCAGTTGCCTTGGGGACAGGGTCTCCTTCAGGACAAGATAGGAAAGGATTGCTGCGAAAACGGGCTCACCAAGAAAAACGAGGGCCGATATGTTATTTCCGAGCACCTTCTGGTATTTTGCCTGAAGGTAAATGGCAAGCATTGTGGCAAACGCGGCTGTAAAAAGAGCACTCCCAAACGCAAAAAAGTTGAATCTCCAGTTCCTGAAAAACAGACTCAGAATCAAATTGAAAATCGCGACCACAAGGAACTGGGGAAAGAGAAGGTCTTTTTCATCAACTCGTTTCGAGAACCGTGTTATCAACACCACATGGAGAGCAAAGCCCACTGCACAGAAAACCGTCAGAAGATCCCCCAAGTTGAGTTCATCGATTCTCCCGGAGATCATGTAGAGTCCCATCGAGCCGACGAAAAACGAAACGATCTGAGAGAGTGTGGGGACTTCCTTTTCTATGAAGTAAGCAAAAATCGGAACGAACACTATGTAGAGTGATGTTATGAAACCACTCTTTGTGGACGTAGTGAGCGTGAGCCCCCACGTCTGCGTGGTGTACGCCACGCCGAGGACAGCTCCTAAAATCACTCCGTACCTGAAGCTTCCCTTTCCAAACAGAAGATAGGAAAGTGCAGATGCGATAATGAATCTAATGGCGATATAAAAGGTGGGAGAGACTCCCACCAGCGCTATCTTTTGAAGGGGAAATGTGGCACCCCAGATGAATGTAACGAAAAGCAAGCTAAACAGGGCCTTCAACAAACCTCACCACCTGCTCCTCACAGTGAACTCGAATTCCCTTTCCGAGGATGCGGGAACTGTCGTTTCAAAGACAACATGGTCGGAAAAAGCTTTGTATCCTTCGAGGGAGCTACTTGTGATTTTCAATCCTCTCCCACGGACAATTATTTTCACCTTTGCCTTTTCTTCGTTCAGATTTTGAACGATTATTCTCCAGCTTCGCTCGTAGAAATCTTTGTACTTTTTTTCTTCTAGCAGATCTCCTTTGACACGCACGTCCCAAGAAGATGTAACCGGAAGCTTCAGATTGGTGTCTTTTGGAGTATCATCGATGCTCGTTCTTCCAACGATCAGGTACACTCCTGAGATCTTCGAGAAGATGTTAACAAAACCTTTTGGAAGATCTACAGGTGCTTTGAACTCTTTCGTGAAAGTTGTCATCTGGTAGTCGAAACTCTTCTCGTTTACGTTGAGCTCGTACAGGTAGTACTCGTTGACCTTGGAAAGAGTGACTCTTATAAACTCAACGGTTGGTGATCTATCGAGATTTTCTACCTCTCCCAGGTGATAGACTTTCACTTCTTCTGCTTCAAAGCTCTCGGGTGGGAGCTCCTGAGAGGCTTCAAGGGCTCTGCTGATGGAGAAAACTTTTTCTACGTTTTCTTCGAGGGGACTGGACACAAGGAAAACCTCTGCATTTTTCACGCCAGAAATAGAAAGAAACACATTTCCCATCAAAAGGTTATCGTGGAGATAGTACTCTGCTCTCCAGCTTCCATCGGAATGAAGAAGAATCGTTATCTCCCCCTGCCCTTCCACCACGAGTTTTTTTTCTGCTTTTTCGGGTTCTCGATACACGAACGCCAGCCACTTCCCGAGCGTGGTGTTGTAGAGGTAATACTTTGAACCTTTTTTCAGCACAAGCGGTGAGAGGCTGACAAGCTCGCAGCTTTCCGGTACTTCGTCCACTATCTCCACTGCTTTGCCCTTCACGATGTCCTCCCAGTAGGTCTTTTTTTCCGGAGTCGTGTACCAGGAACTTGCTCCAAGAACGTCCATTACATCCCAACCTTGAGGTATGGAAAACGTTCTGGTACCGTCTACGGATACGTCGTTCATGAGGACCGCTTGGTCCTGGAAGAGAAGGAGAAGTGGAGAAGAAAGAGCAACACCAGATGTGGCCAAAAGAAGCAGAAAAACACGCATGCCTTTCATCCCCCTTCCTGAAAATTCTACCACCTGGAGTTAAAATATCCTGAGAGGTGATTGGGAGTGCGCGTGATCTTCTTCGAAGCCGACGATGATCTCATGAAGAAGGCTCTGGAGATCAGAAGGAAAGTTTTCATAGAAGAGCAGAAAGTCGCAGAGGAAGATGAACTGGATGGAAAAGACCCGGAGAGCTTGCACGCCCTCCTAGAAGTGGGTGGAAGGTACGTGGGCGTCTCCAGAATCAGAAGAATCGGCGAAGGGATTTTCAAGATAGAGCGTGTTGCAATTCTCAAGGAAGAGCGTGGAAAGGGTTACGGCAGGTTTCTCATGGAAGAAGTAGAAAGAGAACTCGTATCGAGAAGAGCAAAAAGGCTCGTGTTGAACGCTCAGATCCAGGTGAAGGGATTTTACGAAAAACTTGGATACAAAGCAAGGGGAGAGATATTCTACGAAGCAAACATCCCGCATGTGAGAATGGAAAAGGTGGTGGGACGATGAAAATGACTCCCCTTATGGAACAGTACTTGAAGATAAAAGAACAGTATAAAGATTCCATCCTTCTGTTTCGTTTGGGCGATTTTTACGAAGCGTTCTTCGAAGACGCAAAGACCGTCTCGAAGGTTTTGAACATCGTTCTCACGAAGAGGCAAGATGCCCCCATGGCGGGCATACCGTACCATGCGCTGAATACCTACTTGAAAAAGCTGGTCGAGGCTGGCTACAAAGTCGCCATTTGTGATCAGATGGAAGAACCTTCCAAATCCAAGAAGCTCATCAGAAGAGAAGTCACGCGTGTTGTGACTCCTGGAGCCATCGTGGAAGACGAGTTTCTCAGCGAGACGAACAACTACATGGTTGTCATCATCAAAGAGGATGGAAAATACTGTGCCGTCTTCTGCGATGTTTCCACCGGAGAAGTGTTGATCTATGAGAATACCGACGAACAGGAAGTGTTCGACCTGATGAAAGCTTACTCTGTATCTGAGATCGTCTGCCCGGAAGATCTCGAGCCTGAGGTGAAAGAAAAGCTTCCCGGTATATACATTGAGGTGATCGACGAATGGTACTTCTCCGATCCCGAAGAAGAGGTGAAAAGGGTCTATGGAATAGAGGACATACATCACTTCGAACTATCTTCGCCTGC from Thermotoga sp. harbors:
- the phoU gene encoding phosphate signaling complex protein PhoU; the protein is MNRLLSDRVEEFKKGVLKAGWFIEKMFRNSISALIERNESLAKEVIADEEVVDQMEVEIQEKAMEILGLFSPIGKHLLTVTAGIKVAELIENIADKCHDIAKNVLELMEEPPLKPLEDIPAMASQTSEMLKFSLRMFADVNVEKSFEVCRMDSKVDDLYEKVREELLLYMMESPKYVKRALLLLEIAGHIEIIADYATNIVEVSVYMVQGEPYKCYHDELLLFKKSGGVLFENID
- a CDS encoding NAD(+) kinase, with protein sequence MKIAILYREEKEKEGALLREKLSREHEVVGFREASVANVTEADLIVVVGGDGTMLRAAKKAADGTPLVGFKAGRLGFLTSYTFEEVDQFLEDLKRGNFREELRWFIRVESDLGSHLALNDATLERDLSGKMVEIEVNVEHHSSMWFFADGVVVASPTGSTAYSLSIGGPIIFPECEVLEISPIAPQFFLTRSVVIPSSFKVTVECQREINLLIDGTMVGKTKRMIVQKAEKYVRILRPTRYDYVTVVRDKLGYGRRVE
- a CDS encoding YggT family protein, with the translated sequence MFVIANLLKAIAVTLRSFIYIEIVSIVISVIFSWVMPYHYHPVRRFFDALSSLVLNPIRRFLPPIGSVDISPMIAIFVLLFLDEFLVETLFDLAVRLS
- a CDS encoding YggS family pyridoxal phosphate-dependent enzyme; this translates as MRLKENLEGVIERIKNAALRSGRDFSEVKLVVASKYASIQEMEELFLLGVRNFGENRAQDLIKKSEYFKGKSIVWHFIGRIQTNKVKYIVPRSELIHSVWRVEELEEIEKRATKLGKIQKILIEVNVFGEKSKAGLSFENVEEFLKICHRFDHIEVYGFMTMAPYVENPEEVRWGFRELRRLKDKLSKRFSGNIKLKELSMGMSNDFEIAIEEGATMVRIGSAIFEGGK
- the ruvB gene encoding Holliday junction branch migration DNA helicase RuvB, whose amino-acid sequence is MSDFLSPERTVYDSGVQFLRPKSLNEFIGQEKVKRKLSLALEAAKIRGEILDHVLLAGPPGLGKTTLAHIIASEMQTNIHVTSGPVLAKQGDMAAILTSLERGDVLFIDEIHRLNKAVEEVLYSAIEDFQIDIMIGKGPSAKSIRIDIQPFTLVGATTRSGLLSSPLRSRFGMILELDFYTTEELKEIVKRAARLMDVEIEDRAAEMIAKRSRGTPRIAIRLTKRVRDMLTIEKADRISEKIVLKTMEVLNIDEEGLDEFDRKILKTIIEVYKGGPVGLNALAASLGVETDTLSEVYEPYLLQTGFIARTPRGRLATRKAYEHLKYEFPEGRLF
- a CDS encoding S-layer homology domain-containing protein; amino-acid sequence: MRKFLALILVLSALVGISQQFKDVPVNHWAYEAVTEMAKLGVLTGMPDGTFQGNSYLTRYQAAVAFSRLYKILKQPSAEISGLINKVSTLEDLVSTALMKAQNLSENFGGITSDLETLKNDVANLKSTLVDLKNLRMEVMSQVQSQTDAIQNLDSRVSDVLSRVSALESRGYASKDYVDSKVAQTVSRLSSLEQKVAAFETKSENLEALLKNTETSLKDYVEKTLKSYMETFDQKLSEIAASIDEKNTALSGEIGNLKVLVSKLQDDLETQQKTARALDARVSVLEGQVTTVNNRVENLEKRVSQVESSVGKISSLERSLGAVTARVTKVEEEVQSLSQSNTELSQKVDEIVSSKPWMDDVNSVSATLSKKISDVQTMALAGVAIGIVGVIIGFVAMGSGAQ
- the panB gene encoding 3-methyl-2-oxobutanoate hydroxymethyltransferase: MNVQKIKKMKGKEKIVMVTAYDAPSARIAQDAGIDIILVGDSLGNNILGYENTIPVTMEEMLIHVAAVRRGAPKAFVIADMPFLSYQTSLEKAIENAGKFLKVGANAVKIEGGEEFGEVVQKLVESGIPVMGHIGLTPQFVNRFGGYRVQGKTEKSREYLLKSARELEKRGAFAIVLELVVEDVAKEITESVSIPTIGIGSGRFCDGQVLVWHDLLGLNPDFAPRFSKKYANLYETILKALQEFKKEVKEGIFPSEEHVFTDKS